Part of the Zea mays cultivar B73 chromosome 4, Zm-B73-REFERENCE-NAM-5.0, whole genome shotgun sequence genome is shown below.
aatggatcattATCCAAATATTTCTTCATAATAAGTTAGAACTTTAATTATTTTTActttaaaaataaatagaaataaaaccTGATTTTAATTTAATTCGATTCTTAAATTTTATAATGTAAATTTTAAAGTCCATTATTATTCTTAGCTAGGGTCTAGGGGGCCCTAGGGCCGTGGCCCCCCTAGTTGTGTTCCATGAAGTCCAGGTACCCATGTAGTTTTTAGCCCAACATCAGGCTCAAGCTAAGTAGTCCACCGGCATTTGGAACTTGTTCGCGAGTCGCGACTCGCCCAGCCGCCCCTTCCGAGTTCCGACGCCGATACCGTGACTCCGCTCGCTCCATTCCGCTCCTACCGCCGCTGGCCGCCGCACCATTCGATCCCTGTTTCTTAATCCGGCGGCCGGCCTGGAGCCCTCAGCTCAACACTCGGCAGATCATCTCGGCTGTTCGCCTACTTTCTTCTTCCCCACGGTCGTTCGCGTGCAGCACGGCCGGCGGTACCGGAACAGGGCCCAGCCGGAGCAGCGGTGCCGTCCCGGCCCGGCTGCCTTTTGCTACTGCTAACATCCCAGGACGCAGTCCGGAAGCTGTAGCTCCTTTCCGGTGGTCTGGTCTTCACGGTTCTACTCCTATTCGTCTGCTTCAATCCAGCTGCGTCATCTAATTTATGGTTTTTCCCTACAGTCCATTCCCTAATATCCAATCCCAACTGCTTGTATTTGTAGTATCTATTCAATTGGATTGAAAATTCAAACAAGAATCACGAATCTAAAATTATAGATTGTTCAAAATGAATGAGACCAATACTTTGGTATCTCATTTCCCCTGCGCTGCTGCCACACAACACAACTGAATAAAATATTACTTTTTTATACAATTTAATGTTCTTACTTTATTTTACTCTTAAACATGTAACTCAAGCATCATATCGTTTTGAAAGTTTCCCTAGAAGCTTCATTTTACCTCTCTATATGTACAACGTATATGGCTAGTTTTTGCCAATGGTAAGTGGTCCTAATTCTGAACAATTCCTGGGTTCACTAACCGCCGTTGCCATGCATGCCATTCTGTGTAGCCAGTCTTCCAGTCTAGTCAATGACATACGTGAACTACCCAAGCAAGGATAGGGCATTGTTGCCTCAGAACATCACCAGCTCTTCCCTAGCTGGTGCTGTCAGCCTGTCACTGACTAAGCAGAAGGGAGATGCGTGCTACCTTGTGCCGTAATGGAGGACCACAACCAATGCACAGACACATAGGGCCTGTCACTAGCAGGCCGTCATGTTGATTTTGAACAGTTTTAACTAAAGTGATTCTCATAGAATCAGGCTGAAAAGCTAGGCGTTCGGTAGTCTGCAGCAGCTTCTGCTGACCAGAAGCTGAAAAAAGCTAAAACAAACATGGCCATAGGCAGCTCTTCAGTGGCAGACCATGACTTCTGTGCTAGGCATTAAAAAACTGTGACACAAAGAGTTCATGAAAGTATTGCTAAATTAACAATATAAAGTCAATATACAAGTTTTTTCATACAAAATACTAGTTCTTTTCGCAAAAAAAAAGGAAACTACTACAAATAGCGATGAAAAAACATTGAATATCTAGTACGATTTTAGTCTATAATCTTGGTTACATATTTTCTAAAATTCTCTACGTTAGACATTTAAAAAAACCATTTTTCCTGTGAAAAAATAAAACAAGAGCTATCATTCATTGGCATTAACCATTCACCACTAAATCTACCATCcaataatttgtttgaaataaaacTAGCTACTTCTTGTTCCTTTCTGTGATGATCACATCCTGCACAGTCTATTATCTTGCATGGTTGTGTGGCTGCAGCTTTTGTCCATGGCTCAGACAAGGCTGAGCTGCCTTGGCTACCATTGGATGGACGTTGCATGTTATTTATGCTACAAAAGAGAAGAATATGGGAGAATAGAAGCATGTTTTGAGATAGTGTCCAACATGCTGTATACTAGTACATATGTCTAACACATAGATTATATATTTGTTTTTGTGCCAAAAGTTTTGGGCGTTCAACTGAATGCCTTGAATCTGTGTAGGTCCACCCCTGGCAGCCCTGCACAGACCCCATCACATTGGCAACGTCTCCGGAAGACCGAAACGAACCACACACATGCATGAAGTGCCTCCATCCCTAATAAATACCTATGTGGCACTATCTGGGCATCTTACCTGTCTCCTTTCCTTCTAGTAGACACGCATGTGAATCATGATTCCAAACGTTTATCTCTGACTAACACTAAGTCTAATGTAGATTATACATATGATTTTGGTAtaataatattcatattacacTTTCATATAatgtcaatttcatgctcatgccAAATCTAATAGATGAAATATTCATGGTTTCAAAggcaaggcgtcgcctaggcgtccaggcggccAAAGAAGTCTAGGCGTCCCCGTCGCCTAGCCAAGAGTCAGCAAGAGAGGCAAGAGGGGAGGGGAAGAAGCCTAGCAGAGACTTTGGGGAGCGGGATCGGCGGCGCAGAGCTTGGGGGAGTGCCGAGCTCGGGGGAGCAGCAGTGCTGAGACTCGGGGGAGCGCTGAGCTTGGGGGAGCAGGAGCAGCGATGTTGTGACAGGAGTGGCAATGGTGAGATGGGGGCAACCCTAACCATCAGGGAGGATATATGGGCTGCCTGGTGGGCTGGGCCATCTCTTCTACCCCTTCcttctcttttttttttctttttctttttcttcctcatCTATGCTGCTGTTCTGCCGTTTCTTTAATTGGTAAGGCGCCACATTGCTCGCCTTAGTaagcgcctaggcgtccaggcggtgaCCCAACGCCTTGTCTCGCCTTACCGCTTTAAGAACTATGGAAATATTAACGGTCGAAATGTGAATACGAGCTTTTGTTTGTAAAGAAGCTGCCAATAGCATCAATTAGCTCTTCATCCCTTGGTGGTCATACCTGAACTGAAAGGAGGCGGGACTTGCTTCTTTGAGCGAAAGCATCCGACCATCCATTGATTAATCTGAAAAACCTTTAGAGGTAGTAATCATGCCCCTGCTCTGCAACTCCAATCCTTAGTTCTTGGCGCAGAAAACCTTTTGCAACTTCAATTGTGGTCATCTTTCGCCACAGAGGTTTTATAGCCTTTTTCTTGCTCGAATGTGCCAATTGACTCACAACCAGATGGGGAATTTTATCGAATGGAACATGGTTCAGGTCTCTGCTCTCTAATTAGGACCTTTTTTGCTTGGCAAGAACAAAGACAGACATTCTGTCTTGTTTTCTATTGCCTGAAGAACAAAGACAGACACTCTGATACCAGCAAGTACTTGAGGCTGTAGTGATCAGTCTTGACTTCGAAACGGCGGCCCCAAAGGTAGGGCCTCCAATGGCGGATTGCCTGGACTAGGCTGATCAGCTCCCGCTCATAGGCGGCTAGGGCGCGGTGACGAGGCGCCACGGGCCGACTGAAGAAGGCCACGGGGTGGCTGTCCTGGACCAGCACCGCCCCGAAGCCATGGGACGAAGCGTCGCATTCGACGACGAACGTCTTGGAGAAGTCCGGCATGGCGAGTACCGGGGCCGACGTGACCGCCTCCTTCAGAGCGGCGAAGGCAGCCGCCGTCTCGTCCGACCACAGGAATCCGTCCTTCTTGAGCAGGGCGGTCAGCGGCGCGACGATTGTGCCATAGTTGTGCACGAATTTCCGGTAGTACCCGACAAGACCGAGGAAACCGCGAACCGCGCGGGCCGACCGCGGCTGCTGCCAGTCTCGCACCGCCTGCACCTTGGCGGGGTCCATGGCGACTCCAGCCGCCGAGACGACATGTCCCAGGTACGCGACAGAGGAGGCCGTGAAAGCGCACTTAGAGCGCTTGACGAAGAGCTGGTGCTGCTGAAGCGTGCCGAAGACAGCACGCAGGTGACGAAGGTGGTCTGCCCATGTGCGGCTGTAAATCAAAATGTCGTCAAAAAATACCAGCACGAAGCGGCGGAGGAAGGGGCGCAGGACATCGTTCATCATGGCCTGGAACGTGGCGGGAGCGTTGCACAGCCCGAACGCCATGACCAGGAACTCGTAGAGGCCGTcatgtgtgcggaacgccgtcttgTGCACGTCAGTCGGCCGCATGCGGACCTGGTGGTACCCAGAGCGCAAGTCGAGCTTGGTGAAGAAGCATGCCCCGTGGAGCTCGTCCAGCAGCTCGTCGACGACTGGGATAGGGAACGCGTCCTTGATCGTGAGCACGTTAAGCGCCCGGTAGTCGACGCAGAAACGCCACGATCCGTCCGGCTTCTTGACGAGGAGGACCGGGGACGAGAACGCGGAGTCGCTGCGACGCACGATGCCTTGTGCGATCATTGCTGCACATTGTCGCTCCAACTCATCTTTGTGGGCCGCCGGGTAACGGTACGGCCGGACCGCTACCGGCAGTGTGCCCGACTTGAGTACGATGCTGTGGTCACGCGCCCGCGGCGGTGGCAGTCCCGAGGGCTCGGCGAAGAGGCCATCGAACGTGGTCAGCAGCTCCTCCAGCAAGGCTTCGGGCGCCGTGATGCTGTCGAGGCGCGGTGTGCGCCGGGCGGCCACGTCCTCCCAGCAGACGGGGCGGCCATGGCGTGTGAAGGCCACGGTGCGTGTGGTGAAGTCCCACACCATCTTGCCTAGCGTGACCATCCACTGGGTGCCGAGGACGACGTCGTAGCCGGCCAGTGGCATCACATAGAGGTCGACGCAAAAGTCCTCGTCAGCGATGGTGATCGGGGCCTGACGGAAAACACTCGGGCAGGCGATGCGCTCGCCATTCGCCACGGTGGCCGTGAGGCGTGGGCTGGTCTGGACAACAAGCCCCGTGCGTGACGCTGCGGCCTCGGCGATGAAGTTATGCGTGGAGCCAGTGTCCAGAAGGGCGGTCAGCGTCATGGCGCCCACTTGCACGCGCACCTGCATGGAGTCACAAATGGGCATACCAGCCACAGCGCGAAGGGAGAACAATGGTGCGGAGGTGTCGACGGCGTCAGCCTCCTGGGCAGCGTCCTCCAGCTCGAAGCCGTCAATGTAGAAGACGCGGCGACACACCCGATTGTGCCCGCGGGAGTACGGCTCATTACAGTTGTAACACAAGCCAAGACGACGATGTTCCGCCTGCTCCTCCGTCGTAAGGCGCTTGGCAGCCCCAGCCGCGCCGCGTGGAGGAGGCGCTGGGAGGGCCAGCTGCTGTGCTGGGGGAACCGGTACGGGAAGCACCGGAGGCGCACCGGCCGCTGGTAGCGCTGGCCGCGTAGGTAGAGCGGGCAGGGCCGCGCGCGGGGCCGCCCGACCGAGTAGGGGGCTGAGCCGGTCTAGCTCCACCAGTTCCAGCATCCTGGCCAGGCTCATGGTTGCGGCCAGGGACTCCGGCGCGTGAACGCGGACCTGATGGCTCGGCGGCAGCAGCCCCCCTGTGTACAGCTGTACGCGCTGGCTTTCCTGCAGCCGGCCAGCACGCGAAAGAAGAGCCTGGAAGCGGTTGGAATATTCTTCCACCGATCCCGTGCGTCGACACTCCGTCAGCTCGAACAGCGGCGCCGATCTCAGCGCTGGTCCGAACCGAAGgttgaggagttccttgaagcgaCCCCAGGGCGGCGTGCCCTCATCCTCCTGGAGTTGGAGGAACCACAGCTGGGCCACGTCGTCCATGTTGTAAGATGCCATCCATACCTTTTCCTCCGGCATGGTGCGTTGATGTCGAAAGTACGACTCACACTTGTTGATGAAGATCAGCGGGTCGGACTTGCCGTCATAGCGCGGGAACTCCATCCTCTGGAACTTCGGCGGGTGATCCGTGCGGGGCTGCCCATCTTGGTGGCCGCCGTAGTCGGTCGCGGAGGCGACCTTCTCCTGCATGATAACCATGTCGGACTGCATCTTGGACATGTTGGTGGACAGGGTCTGGAGCATCTGCATGACGTCGGCCATGGAGGGTTGAGCACCGTCACCCATGGTGATGAACCTGGACGTAGCGGTGGACGGGGAGGTGggggctggtggtggtggtgcggctgCAGTGACTGAAGGGTTGGGGGTGGTGGTTGGGGATCGCCGACTTcctgataccaggttgtcaagggcgTCGGGCCCGAGGGTAGGAGGACCGCGGCTTCGAAGGTCGTAGCCGCCGTCCGTGTTGCCGACCGGGTTATGCCCCCAGGAACGGCGGTCTTCGTCAACGGGTTATGCCCCCTGTTGCCGATTAGAGAGAGGTAGGAGACTGAGATAAAACTTTCTTGTCCTCTTCATTGGTGCTTACAGGGGGTATATAAGGCCATAGGCCAGGGCTACTAAAGGAAGCCACTAATCACTCTTATTCCCTTCTAAATGTAGCCCGGATTATTAAAGGAAAGCCATCAATCACTAATCACTCTTATTCCCTTCTAAATCTAGCCCGGACTAATAAAGGAAAGCCATCAATCACTAATCACTCCTATTCCTTCTGAATCTAGCCCGGACTAATAGGAAGGCCATCAATCACTTTTATTCTTTCCAGATCTAGCCACTAGGCCTGGCTGCCTGCTGGATCAGGCGTCCTGCGCGCTCAGccgcgcgtgccctgtgacgccgTGTGTACGTATTTCTGTACATCACAAGCTCACACATCTGCATATCCCACATTAACTGCAGTTCAGATCAGGGATACTGAAATTAGTGATTAAGGTATATACTCCATCCAATGTAGGTCATTTTACGATTCTAGCTGGTCAAGCTTCTTTAACTTGACCCATCATTGCATGAAAAGTTACATAGATTGGCAACATGTGCTTGATTTTATTAGATTCATCATGGAAAATACTTCCAGTACATATAACTTTCATTATTTCAAATAATATTTTTTTACAAAAGATGCAAGTCAAAGTATCAAATTGGAGTCGATGTTGCTATCCTAAATGACTTACCTTTGGGATCAGAGGGGGTGATCTATACAGTTATCTTCATTATGTGTGTCTGTGTGTGTCTTGACAACATACAAACTCAGCTTTGTCCCTCCTCTGAAACATTTGGGATCAGAGGGGGTAATGTATACAGTTATCTTCATTATGTGTGTCTGTGTGTGGTTTGACAACATACAAACTCAGCTTTGTCTCTCCTCTGAAACAGCTCCACCATGAAGATAGCCTGGGGTAAGAAATCTAAGGTTAAGAAGCAGTCAGTGGTTGTATCAACTATACCAGGCCTACCATTTGGAGCGGGGAGTGACAACGATGAGGTTGAAACGGAGGAAAAATCAGATGCAAACACAAACTGTCCTGGAACAAAGCCAGTTGAAACTGCTGAGTTGCTCCAGAGTCAGGGAGACAAGCTAGCCGAGGTATCTCTATTTATTGGAGATCAAATCCCCACAAATCTGTAGTTGAATGTCTGATATGTGTTTCTGGGGCTTTGTGCTGTTCCTGTGTCCCACTTTTTGGGAGTTCAATTTTCTCTTGGTTTCCTTGGTCAAAGAATATTCAGTAACTGCATACTTCATGAAGTGATTGTTAATTATCGTAAAATGAATTAAAGAGTTAGTCTTCGAAATAAGGAATTAAAACACAAAATGTATTAGTCTGTCTCAGAAATCCACCTTGTATGGGTATACACTCTCCACATGAAAGCTGCTGAAATACCCAGTTTTGACAGTCCATGTACTTTTGCATTTGCTGCTGCCTATAAAACTTTCTGGGCAACTAGTGAGGTATAAATTTTTATGTGGGTTCTGTGGGCCTACAAAAAATCAGCAGTCCAGTCATACTCAGCTTCTatatgatagagatatgtctttTTTTGTTATTTTTAGGAAGGGAAGTACCATGAAGCACTTGCTAAATGGGAGGCTGCTCTGATCTTGATGCCTGATAATGCGATACTTCATGAGCAGAAAGCTCAGGTTTTACTTGAAGTGGGAGATGCATGGCGTGCACTGACAGCAGCAACCAGTAAGCTCTCGTTCTTTTGGATGAATGACTTGATGGGCTATGCTATAGGAAATGCTGTGAACTGGGAAATAAAAAACTCGAGGGTGGTAAGACAGCCCTAGCATTGCACTAAGAAGACGACCTCATGCAGGTCAAAAACCCTCCAAACCTCTGCCCCACCCGTTTACAACAGAAACATAGCCCATCTAAGAACGACCATGATTAGGGCCAGGCTTTAGACTTGTGCTTTAGTGTTGGACAGACAAGGGGATTATTTTTAACCCTAGCCTAAGAATTTGCTGCCACAGAGATTTAAATTCAAGACCCAAGGAATTCTACTCAGGCGACGACCTAACCAACTCATCTAGATGCCTTTTCACTATGAATTGGAAATACACCAGCCATTTAAGTGATACTACTACTGTAGCACCAACTATCCATGGTCTAGATTCTAGAATTTGCTCAAGTACTCAACCATGGGGTTCCTTTCCTGGCAAACGTTGACATTGGTGACACTTTTGTTGTAGACATCCATACAACATTGATGACATAAGTGTGAAGAACCACCATATTATCACAAAGTGCATATGATCGTAGCAACATGTATGAGCTAAGAGCATCTCTAGCAGCTCACCAGTACTTTATCTCCAACACCAATACTGTTTTTTTTTCAGACTATTGTAGAAGATGCTCTAGCATAACGTCAATAATCTCTATAATTTATGGGGATCCACGTTATATTACAATTTCCTTTCTTTCGTTTTCTCCCTCAGTGTCTTCTTCTAGCTCGCGTAGAGGTCCCGCCTGGCCGTACTTCTTCATGATCATGGCTAGCCGCTGCACTAGTCCCCCAGCCATACCACTGGTCCCAACCAGCGTAGAGCCCATCTCTGGCCTCAGCCAGCACTGTCCCAAGCTTCGGCTGCAGCCATAGCACCTGGTCCTGGCTGCTACATGCGCTGCACGCTGGACACGGTGGCTGGATTTATCTGGCACCATGGCTGTGAAGAGAGGAAGAAATGACAGTTATTGTGAGACCCATCCTATTGGGTGATATGCAACTTCCCCTTAATTTGAGATGAGGGATTTTTTGGTGGccaccaaaaaagaaaaagagagggcCCTATTGGGAAGCTGCTGCTTGCTGGAGCACCAAAAGAACTCTATCTCTCCTAATATGATAGTTTTGTGGGGATGAGAGATGTGATTGGAGAATGCTGCAGAAGTGGAGATGCAGATTCTATAAGTTGGTTGTGTCAGTCTCATTCTACTGTAATCAAACCATTTAAAGACATGTTGTGGTATGCTTGCAGGAGCAACAGAACTGGATCCATTTTGGCCTGAGGTTAGTAAGGATTTCATGAGTGATGCTACTAGCTCCCTTTCAATTTTTAGTTTCTGCCCAGCTTTATTCCTAGGAGAATGCCATTATTACCAAATACTGTCACCCAATCAATCAGTAGTGTGATCATCTGCATTAAATTATGATTTACAGGCTTGGGTTACACTTGGTAGAGCTCAATTAAATTTTGGGGAGCCAGATTCAGCTATACTGACTTTTGACAAGGCGTTAGCTATGAAGGTGcccatttatttattttttcgTTTGAACCAGATTATCATAGGTCATTATACATATATAAGTTGCCTTCTACGCCTAAACGATCTGTTGGATGCTTTGGGCAGCCTGACTACACCGACGCAAAAGCTGACCGTGAAACTGCTGCTCGCCTAG
Proteins encoded:
- the LOC100382105 gene encoding uncharacterized LOC100382105, which encodes MKIAWGKKSKVKKQSVVVSTIPGLPFGAGSDNDEVETEEKSDANTNCPGTKPVETAELLQSQGDKLAEEGKYHEALAKWEAALILMPDNAILHEQKAQVLLEVGDAWRALTAATRATELDPFWPEAWVTLGRAQLNFGEPDSAILTFDKALAMKPDYTDAKADRETAARLVKKRGQLHTSGLSANKRRFTVGEYPKEGGAEGEEKGKETAEQLQKITQEN